The DNA sequence GGTCCGGGACCACGACACGGCACTGGCCGACGAGCGCGCCGAGGACGAGCCCGACGACACCAAGTACGACGACGAGAACGACAACGACGACGACAGCGACGACCGGGACCGCGCGACCGGGTCGGCAGGCGGCAGGCCACGCGCCGCGGCTCCGGCCGAGAGGGACCGGGACGACGACAACGACGACAACGAGCGGTCCCGACCGCCCCGACAGCGCGGCGACCGCACCCGCGCCTCCGGAGGTGACCGGCGATGACGATGGCCGTACAGCAGCCCGACGGTGGCGGTGTCCAACGCGGCTCCGCCTCGGACCTCGCCGAGGTGGTCGGCACGATCCTGGACAAGGGCGTGGTGATCGACGCACACGTGTCGGTCGGCATCGTCGGGATCAAACTGCTGACCATCGACGCGCGGATCGTGGTCGCCAGCGTCGACACGTACCTGCGCTTCGCCGAGGCGACCAACCGGCTCACCCTCGACGGGTCGCAGGCGGGCCGGGGCCTGCCCGAGGTCGTCCAGGGCCCGAAGGGCAACTTCCTGGACAAGGCCGGCGACGCCCTGGGGGAACTGGTCGGCGGCACCCGCGACAAGGACGACCGCGAGCGCGCACCGCGCCGCCAGCGACGAGAGGAACGGTGACGATGTCCGTCGACACCCGCGAGGCCGGTCCCGACACCACCGGCTTCTTCATCTACGGCCTGGTGCCCGCCGACGTGGAGCCGACCGGCGACGCCCGGGGGTGGGCGACCCGGCGACCCCGGTGGACGTCGTCACGCACGGGGACGTCGCCGCCCTGGTCAGCGACGTGCCGCTGGACCGCCCACTGGGCCGTCCCGACGACCTGCGGGCCTACCAGACCCTGCTGGACGGGGTGACGCTCGCCGCGCCGGTGCTGCCGGTCCGGTTCGGCACGGTGGCCCGCGACGGGGCGGCGGTGACCGACCTGCTCGCCGAGCGGCACGACGACTACCGGCGGGCGCTCGACCGGTTGGAGGGTCGGGCCCAGTACGTCGTCCGGCTGCGGTACGTCGAGCGGACCGTGCTGTCCGAGGTGCTCGACGGCAACGCGGAGGCGGCGGCCCTGCGCGATCAGCTCCAGGGGCAGCCCGCGGACGCCCTGCGCGACGTCCGGATCCGGCTCGGCGAGATCATCAACGCCGAGGTCGAGGCGCGGCGGGCCGCCGACACCGAACGGCTGCTGGAAGCCCTGTCGCCGGTGACGGTGACGACCCGCACCCGACCGCCGTCGTCCGAGTTCGACGCCGCACACCTGGCCCTGCTGGTCGAGATCGACCGGCAGACCGAGTTCGAGGACGTGGTGGAGCGGATCGCCGCCGAGCAGGAGAACCGGGCAAGCGTCAGGCTGCTCGGCCCGCAGGCCCCGTACGACTTCGTCGACCAACTCATGGACCGGGAGTGAGTCGGTGCTGGGCCCCATCCTGAGCCTGCCCCTGGCCCCCGTGCACGGTCTCGTCGGACTGGCCCGGGTGCTGCGGGACCAGGCCGAGCAGGAGCTGTACGACCCGGCCACCGTGCAACGGCAGCTCGAGGAACTGTCGGCGGCGGCAGCCGCGGGCGAGCTGTCCGAAGAGGAACTGGCCGAGGCGGAGCAGCAGATCATCGACCGGCTGATCGACTGACCGGTCGGCAAACGGCAACAGCGGAGGTACCAATGCCCACCACGAGAGGGGACCGGTCGCCGACCCGGGCCACGTCCCGCCGGCCACGAGGCGAGCCGGACGAGGGCTACGACGACCGGGTACGCGACGACCGGGCGTACAACGACGATGACGACCGCGACGACGCCGGCTCCGGCCGGCGGCGGCCCCGGGCGGAGGCCCGTTCCGGGCTGCCGGCGAGCAGTGCCGCCCGGGCGGGCCTGGAGTACGTCGCCGAACTGACCGGCAAGGCACCGATCGGGATCACGTCGCTGGAACGCGGCGAGTCCGGCTGGTCGGTCGGTGTCGAGGTGGTCGAGGACCGCCGGGTCCCGTCGTCCGGCGACATCCTCGCGGTGTACGTGGCGGAGCTGGACGACGACGGCGAGCTGCTCGGCTACCGGCGGGTGCGCCGCTACGCGCGGGGTCGCGGCGATGCCGGCGGGGCGGGGTGACCCGGCGGTGAGCACTCTGCAGCACCGTGGACAGGACCCCACGAATCTCGCCGACATCCTGGAACGGGTGCTCGACCGTGGCGTGGTGATCGCCGGTGACATCCGGATCAACCTGCTCGACATCGAACTGCTCACCATCAAGCTGCGCCTCGTCGTGGCGTCGGTGGACACCGCACGGGAGATGGGCATCGACTGGTGGGAGCGGGATCCGTTCCTGTCCAGCCGGCCACGCGGGCCGGTCGGCACCGCGCCGGCCGGGGACGAGATCGGATCCGACGGCGGCCCGCGGGCCGTGGGGCCGCAACCGGCACCCGACGACGGGGACCTGCGCATACCTGACGAGCAGCCCCGTACGCATCAGCGGGAACGGCGCGCCCGGCGGGAGGAGATGGGATGAGCGGACACGGAATCTGGGTGCACGCGATCAGTCGCGGCCTGCCGGCGGACCGGCTGGCCGGCATCGTCGGGGTCGGCGGGGCGCCGGTACGCCCCGTCGAGGCGGCCGGTCTGGTCGCGGTGGTCGCCACGGTGGACCTGGCCGAGTACGGCGAGGAGGCGTTGCGCCGCAACCTGGAGAACCTGGACTGGGTCACCGCCGTCGCCCGGGCGCACCACCTCGTCGCCGACGCGGTGGCCCGCCTCGGCCCGGTGGTGCCGGCCCGGCTGGCGACCGTCCACCTCGACGCCCCGCGGGTGGCGGCTTTGCTGACCGAGCAGTACGACGACCTGTCGGCCGCCCTCGACCGGGTCGAGGGACGGATCGAGTGGGGCGTCAAGGCGTACGCCGCGCCGCCGCCGAGTGTCCCGGCCGAGCCGACCGGCTCCGGCGGCGGGCGGGCGTACCTGATGCGCAAACGGGCCCGGATGACGGCGACCGAGACCGCCGAGCGGGCCGCCGCGGCCGACGCCGACCGGCTGCACGCGGTGCTCGCCGGGCGGTCGCTGGAGTCGCGCCGCCATCCTCCGCAGGACGGCCGGCTCAGCGGCCGGCCGGAGTGGATGGTGCTCAACGGCGCCTACCTGGTGGACGCCGACCGGGTGGACGAGTTCGCCGACCTGGTCCAGGAGCTGGCCCCCGGCATCCGGGGATCACGGTGGAGCTGACCGGACCCTGGCCGCCGTACTCGTTCACCGCCGCCGACGAACGGGAGGCGGTGGGCCGATGACCGAGATCGTGCCCGGTGGCCCCGGCGGGGCCGCCGACTACCGGCCGATCGCCCTGGTCGACCTGCTCGACCGGGTGCTCGGCAAGGGCGTCGTGGTCAGCGGCGAACTCGCGCTGTCCATCGCCGACGTCGACCTCGTATACGTGTCGCTGCGGGCGCTGCTCGCGTCGGTGCGCGCCAGCGCCGGAGCCGCCGGGGCGGCACCGGATGGGGCGGCGGCCGGCCCGGGCGAGGTCGTCGACGGCGAGGTGGCGGCGGAGCACGGACCGGGACCGGCCGGGGAGCCGGGATGGTAGCCGAAACGCCGGACGACCCGCAGGTCGCGGCGGTACGCCGCCTGGGGCAGCGGGTCGACGTCGACCGGGACGGGATCGAGCGTGGCCTCGGCGGCCTGGTGTTGACCATCATCGAGCTGCTGCGGCAGCTCATGGAACGCCAGGCGCTGCGCCGCATCGACGAGGGCGACCTCACCGAGGAGCAGATCGAGCGGGTCGGTGCCACGCTGATGGCGCTGGAGGAACAGATGACCGAGCTGCGTGAGCACTTCGGCCTCTCCCCCGAGGATCTCAACCTGGACCTCGGCCCGCTGGGCCCGCTGCTCCCTCGGCAGTGACCGGGCCGCCGCGCGCCGCGCGCCGGGCGGCGGACGCTCCTGTGGTGCGTCAACCGGCCGCACCCGTGCCCTTCGTGGGGTGGCGGTGCGTGATGATCGTTGGTTGTTCCGCCGTTGTCCGTACGGCGTGTCGGGTTGCTGGGCAACTGATGATCACGGGTGCCCTGAGGATTTGCCGGGGAAGGACCTCAAAGGTGTTGGGGTCCACAGCCAATTCGGCGTACGCACAGCGAATCCGCTGTGGGACGTGACAGTGGTATCGGGTCGGCGGATGGACCGGGCCGGTGCGGCGGCCGATGCCTTCCGCGGCCCAGACCCGCGACCCTGAACGCTGCCCGGCCACGGCGAGCAGTTCGCCACGGTGCCAGGACACGCCAGCCGCCAACTGGCGGTCAAGCTCATGACCGGGCCAGACGTCTCCCCGCCAGGCCGGCGCCGGGGGTAGCGGGCGGACCAATCCCGCCCAAGACACGAAGCCAGTCAGGCGAAGGCTCACGCCCACTACCACCAGCATCAGCTCACCACTGATGAACCGACCCCGCCATGCTCACAGTCAGGCGGGCGCCGCGTCGGCCGCCGTCCGGCGGATCGTTCGTCACTCCCCATTTCGTTCCACAACGGACAGTAACTAGCTCCACAGTGGATCTGGGCTATGCTCCTCGCGGCCGTCCCCGGTGTGCCGCGCCACAGCACACCCCCTCCCCTCCACGAAGGGCCGATAACTGATGTACGACGCGATAGTTGTCGGTGCCCGCTGTTCGGGCGCCTCCACGGCGATGCTGCTCGCCCGGCAGGGGCACCGCGTGCTCGTCGTCGACCGGTCGTCGTTCCCCAGCGACGTCATCTCGACGCACTTCCTCTGGCCGCACGGGATGTCCTACCTGAACCGGTGGGGGTCCTGGACCAGGTGCTCGCGGTCACCCCGACCCACACCACGATCAAGGTGGTCAACGACGGCATCCCGCTGACCGGCTCGGTGCCGCCGGAACTGTTGCGCGAATACTTCCGGGACCTGCACGGCGACGACTCGGGCGTGGTGCAGAGCTACGCCTCGGTCCGGCGGCGGGTGCTCGACCAGATCCTGGTCGAGGCGGCCGCCAAGGCCGGTGCCGAGGTCCGCACCAACTTCGCCGTACGCGAACTGGTGCGTGACGGCGACCGGGTCGTCGGCATCCGGGGCCGTACCGCCGACGGGCAGACGGTCGAGGAGCGGGCCCGGATCGTGATCGGCGCCGACGGGCGGAACTCGTTCGTCGCCCGCACCCTCGACCTGCCGAAGTACGACGAGCGTCCGAAGTGCACGTTCGCCTACTGGAGCTACTTCTCCGGCTTCGACCTCGGCCCCGCGCAGTTGCACCGGCGCGGCCGGCTCGCGAGCGCGGTGGTGCCGACGAACTTCGAGCAGAACATGGTCCTGGTGTGGGGACCGAGCGAGTGGTCGCGGGAGTTCCGGCGGGACGTGCCCGGCAACTTCCAGCGGGCGCTGGACTTCGTCGCCCCGAGGTCGGCGAGACGGTCCGCACCGAGGGGACCCGCGAGGAGCGGATCTACGGCACGCTGGACCAGGCCGGCTTCCTCCGGCCGCTGCACGGGCCCGGCTGGGTGCTCGTCGGCGACGCGGAGTGCTTCAAGGACCAGTGCACGGCCATGGGCATGACGCACGCGTTCCGCGACGCGGAGCTGGTCACGGCCGCGCTGGACCGGTGGCTGCGCGGCGACGCGTCGGTCGCCGAGGCGATGGAGAGCTACGAGAGCCGTCGACGCAGCCAGAACGCCGCCGCCTACTACGACTACGTCTGCACGCTGGCCGAGATGCGCCCGTACCGGCACGACGAACTGCAGCTGTTCGTGGCGCTGCGCGGCAACCAGCAGGAGACCGACCGGTTCATCGCCACGCACGCCGACGTCGCGCCGGTCTCGGAGTTCTTCCAGGCGTCGAACCTGTTCCTGCTCAACGACGCCGCCAAGGAGTCCTCGGCGGGCTTCGCGATCTTCGACGACTTCGCCGCGACGTCGCGGACGTACCAGCAGAACATCTTCGCCTGATACCGCGCCCGGGAGACACCACCATGACCACGCAACTGCACGAACGTGAAGACGGCGAGCTGATCGAGATCATCCTCGGGGCGGCCCGGCGCGGCGACGTCGCGGCGATGGCGGACACCGCGACCGAGGTGTCCGAGATGACCCGCAACTGGGCCGGCCACATCCCGTGGGACGAGTTCGCGCTCCTCGACGGGGCCGACGACGAACTCGCCCGGGTCATCGCCGACCTGGAGGAGATGTGGGAGCCGGCGCACCTGCGCAACCCCGTCGACCCCGACGAGGAGTACGCGCTGGACAAGAACGCGTACGACTTCTACCGCCCGGCCGGCCGGAACCTGCTGAACCGCACCGGGGACTTCTACGACTGGGTGGAGGCCCGCCGGCGGACCGAGACGTGGCAGTACTCGCGGGTGCTGGAGGCGGCGCCGAACAGCACCGCCCAGATCACCAACGACCTGGGTCGGCGCACCCGGGGAATCAACTTCAACTCGCAGGACTACCTGTCGTTCAACATTCACCCGGCGATCCGCGAGGCCGCGGCCCGGGCGTTGCACGACTACGGGCCGCACAGCGCCGGCTCCCCGATGGTGCTCGGCAACACGCACATCTCCAACGACCTGGAGGCCGCCCTCGGCGACCTGGTCGGGCTGGAGCACGTGACGCTGTTCCCGACCGGGTGGGCGGCAGGCTTCGGCGCGGTCGTCGGCCTGGTCCGCCAGGAGGACCACATCCTGATCGACCGGCTGGCCCACTCCTGCCTCCAGCAGGGGGCCCGCGCCGCCACCCGCAACGTGGTCCGTTACGAGCACCTCAACGTCGAGGCGGTACGCCAGCACCTGGTCGACATCCGCGGCCGGGACAACCGCAACGGCATCCTCGTGGTGACCGACGGCCTCTTCTCGGTGGACGCCGACTGGCCGGACCTGGTGACGCTGCAACGGATCTGCCGGGAGTACGACGCGACGCTGCTGGTGGACGTGGCGCACGACCTCGGCGCGATGGGCCCCGGCGGCACCGGTGTGCTCGGGATGCAGAACCTGCTCGGCGAGGTCGACATCGTGATGGGCGCCTTCTCGAAGACGTTCTGCTCCAACGGCGGGTTCGTCGCGTCCCGGTCGCCGGCGCTCAAGCAGTACATCAAGATGTTCGGCGGCTCGCACTTCTTCTCCAACGCGCTGTCGCCGGTGCAGACCGCCGTCGTACTCGAGGCGACGAGGATCGTCCGCTCGGCGGAGGGGGACGCGCTGCGCGCCCAACTCTTCAGGGCCATCGACGCGCTGCGGGGCGAACTCACCACCCGTGGCCTGACCTGCATGGGTGAGCCGTCCCCGATCGTGCCGCTGCTGATCGGAAACGAGAAGCTGGCCCGTACCGCCAACCGGCTGCTGTTCGACCGGGGTGTGCTCGCGTTCATGGTGGAGTTCCCGGTCACCCCGACCGGGTCGTCCCGCTTCCGGCTCCAGGTGCAGGCCAGCCACCGGCCGGAGGAGGCCCGCGAGGCGGCCCGGATCATCGAGGGCGCGATCGCGGACTCCCGGGCCTACCTGTCGAGCGCGTTCGGCAGCGCGCCCAGGTAGGCCTACCAGGGGCACCGGTGGTCGGGTGACCACCGGTGCCCCTGCGGGGACGGGGTAGAACTACTCGAACCCGTTCCCGGCAGAAGGACCTGGCAATGCAGCTGATCGGTCTACTTGGCGGCATGAGCTGGCAATCGACCATGGAGTACTACCGGATCCTCAACGACCTGGTCCGACAACGCCGGGGCGGGCTGCACTCCGCCCGCTGCCTCGTCTACTCGGTCGACTTCGCGGCCATCGAGGCGATGCAGACCGAGGGGCGGTGGGACGACGCCGGCAGAGTCCTGGCGTCGGCCGCGCGGGCGCTGGAGAACGGCGGTGCCGACTTCGTCGTCCTGTGCACCAACACCATGCACCGGGTCGCCGATCGGATCCAGGAGTCGATCACGATTCCGCTGCTGCACCTCGGCGACACCACCGCGGCGGCGGTGCTCGGGCGGAACATCCGGACGGTGGGACTGCTCGGCACCCGCTTCACGATGGAGCGGGCGTTCTACCGGGACCGGCTGGCCACGCACGGGCTCCGCGTGGTCGTGCCCTCGGCCGAGGACCGGAAGATCGTCAGTGACATCATCTACGACGAACTCTGCCTGGGCGTGGTCCGGCCCGAGTCCCGCACCGCCTACCGGGAAATCATCGGGAAGCTCGTCGACGAGGGCGCGCAGGGTGTCATCTACGGATGCACCGAGATCGAACTGCTGGTCGACGAGAGCGACAGCGCCGTACCGGTGTTTCCCACCACGCGGCTGCACTGCGAGGCGGCGGCCGACCGCGCGATGGGCCCGGCCCGCCCCCGCCACCCCGACCTGCCGTAGCCTCCGGTCGCCCCCACGCGTTCGGGTTGATCAAGGAGAAAGCGTGCCCGGCTTGTCAGGTTCTGTCGCACGACTAGTCCTTGATCAGCAGGCGCCCCGTGCCGTCAGGGCGGCGCGGCGGTGCTGCGGCGGGTGACCAGGATCGGCGCCACCCGTGAACCGGCGGCGGGGCTGGCGGCCGGTCCGGCCGCCGGCCCCGCCTCGATCAGGTCGAGCAGGGCGGCCAGGCAGCGCCGGCCGACCTCGTCGAAATCCTGCCGCACGGTGGTCAACGGCGGGAACATGTACTCGGCCTCCGGGATGTCGTCGAAGCCGACCACGCTGACGTCGCCGGGGACCCGTACGCCGCTCTCGTGCAGGCCGCGCAGCAGGCCGAGCGCGGTCTGGTCGTTGGCGCAGAAGACCGCGGTGGCGCCGGTGCCGGCCGCCAGCCGGGCCCCGGCCCGGTAGCCGCTGCGGGCGCTCCAGTCCCCGGCGATCACCGGCGGGACCGGGCGGCCGGCCGCCTCCAGCGCCGACCGCCAGCCGTCGGCGCGGTCGCGCGCCTCCAGCCAGTCGCCGGGCCCGCCGACGTGCCACACCGTCTCGTGCCCGAGGTCGAGCAGGTGGCGTACGGCGAGCCGGGCGCCGGCGACCTGGTCGACGGAGATCGCCTGGAGCTCCGGCCCGACCGCGGACTCGACGGCCACCGCGGGCACGCCTCTCGGCAGGCTGTGCAGGGCGGCCGCCGCGGCCACCTGGGGTGCGATGACGACCACCCCGGCCACCGACTGCTCGGCGAGCGCGTCCAGGGCGGCCACCACGCCGGTGTGGTCGAGCTTCTCCAGGGTGACGATGTTGACGCCGTACCCGGCGGCCCGGGCGGCCCGCTCGATCCCGAGCAGGGTCGCCGCCGGGCCGTAGAGCAGCGTGTCGAAGCTGACCACGCCGAGCGTGCGCATCCGGCGGCCGGCCAGCCCCCGGGCCATCGGGTTGGGCCGGTAGTTCAGCTGTTCGACGGCCCGCAGGACCCGCTCGCGGGTTTCCGCGCGCACGTGGGGATGCTCGTTGAGTACCCGGGAGACGGTCTGGTGGGACACGCCGGCGAGCCGCGCGACATCGTGTATCACCACGGCCCGGCCCGGTGTGGCCCCCATCTTCCCCTCCTCGGTCGTCCTGTCGTGGCGGGTGGTCGGCCGTGGGTGGACGGGGTACGCCCACCCACGGCCGCCGGTCAGCCGAAGGCCTTCACCTCCAGCAGGCCGACCGATCCGGCTCCGCTCTCCAGCAGCACCCGCAGCCGGCTGGTGGACAGTGCCGGGAACGTCACCACGTTGTAGCCGTTCGCGGCCGTCGGATAGCCGCCGGCTCCGGGTACGTCGGCGTAGCCGCTGCCGGTCCAGTACTGGAGCTTCCACGACGCGGGCAGCCGTACGCCGCCGTTGTCGTCGAAGAAGTAGACCTGTGCCGACCGGAGCGTCTGCGCCGATCCCCAGGTCAGTTCGGCCCACTGCTGGCCGGTGTTGGGCCAGGTGCCCCAGCGCGGGTTGACGGTGTCGTTGGAGCTGGGCGGGTCGACGCCGTCGTTGAGGGCGGCGACGCTCTCCCACGGCGAGGTGTACGACGCCGACGGGGTCGCGGTCGCCGCGAGGTTGCCCGGGCCGGGGTCCGGTCCGCCGCCGCCGCGGTTGAAGACCTTCACCTCGGTGAGTCCGGTCTTGAAGCCGGACGCGTGGGTGAACTGGACCCGCAGCCGGGTGGTGTTCACGGCGGTGAACCGTACCCGGTTGTGGTTGGCCTGCGGGCTGCCGGGCGTCTTGACCTGGGCGGCGGCGTTGACGAAGGTGCTGCCGTTCCAGTACTGGACGTTGTACGAGGCCGGGGCCCGGTAGCGGTTGGTGGCCCGGTCGTTGCGGAAGTGGAGCCACACGTCGTCGACGGTGCGGGACTGGCCGAACGACACCTCGTACCAGTCGGTGGTGTTCGGCGAGCCGTAGCTGCCCCAGATCGGTTCGTTGATCGGGAACCCGTCGACCGCCGCGCCGGTCGAGGTGCCCGAGGCGGTGTACGACGCGGACACCGTGGCGCCCTGGGCCAGGTTCGGGGTCGTCGAGGTCAGGTCGGCGCCGGCCTTGGCGAACATGTCGACCATCCGGGCGCTGTTCTGGACCACGTTCTGCGGTGCCTGGAGGCCGGGTACGGCGGTGCTGTAGGTGGTGCTGCCGCCGGCCGGCAGGCTGACGGTGCCGGTCGCCGGGTTGTAGAGCACCCGGGTGATCCGGTCGACGGTGAAGGCGCGGGTGCCGTTGAGGTAGACCGAGTAGCCCTGCGGCACGCCGCTGTAGCGGGTGACGCCGTCGGCCGGGTCGTCCCAGACGATGCTGAGGTCCATGTTGCGGTAGCGCAGGTTGTTCACCGCGAAGTGCGACCAGTTGATGTTGATCGGGGACAACTCGATCTGGGCGTCGGTGCGCGGCCGCAGGCCGGCGACGTCCTCGATGACGGTCCAGTTGCTGCTGCCCAGGATGTTGTGGTGGATCCAGGACCGGTAGTCGATGTTGCGGGTGCCGGCGTTCCAGTTGGCCCAGAACTCGTTGGCGTCCGGCCACTGGGTGTTGCCGCCGACGTACTGCGCCCAGGCGTTCCAGTAGAGCAGCTTCTTGTAGTCCTCGGCCGACATCCACTGGTTGGGGTAGTTACGCAGCACCGACGAGTAGAGCCTGAACTGCACGGTGGAGTTGATGGTCGAGAAGTTGTTGCTGCCCGGGAAGCCGGCCGCGGCGGCGGCCGCCTTGTCGCGCTGGTTGGCGGTGTAGAACGGGAACACCGGGTATTCGGCCGGGTCGGCGAACAGCCGCAGCGCCTCGCGGTACTGGGCGGTGTTCGGCATCAGCCCGACCGAGTACGGGTAGTAGTTGTTGATCTCCTTCCACGGCACGTGCGCGTTGGTGGCGACGTGCTTGTGCTCCAGCAGTTGCCGCGAAGGGTTCCACAGCGTGTTGATGACACCGTTGCGGATCCGGTCGGCCAGGGTCTGCATCTCGGCCGCCTTGGCGGTGTTGCCGAGCAGCGCGTACGCCTGCTGGGCGGCGACCGCCCCGCTCCAGACGTACGCGGTCTCGGCCCGGTCGAGGCGGCCGGACCGCCAGTCGAACGAGACCGCGTCGGCGTCGTTGCCGGTCATCGCACCCCAGTCGTACTCGATGACGCCGTTGTTGTTGGTGTCGAAGTAGGACAGTTGTCCCTTGGCGTCGCCCTCGGCGTAGCGGGCCAGGTTGCCGGCGATGACCGGCTGGCCGCCGTGGATCTGGTAGCTGCGCCAGGCCGCCTCGGAGATGTACTGGGTGTAGGAGTTCGACCAGTTCTCCGGATCGCCGGGGTTGTCCATGAACCGGCCGCCGCGCGACGTCTGCCCGACCGACAGCCAGGGGCCGTACGAGTAGACCGGGTTGCGCAGGTATTTCAGGTCGTCGATGTGCATCGGCTGGGTCAGCGCGATCGCGTTGTTGTAGCCGGTGACGCCCTCGATCGACACCGGGAACTGGAAGTCCTGCCCGGGGATGTCGACGTCGAGGTAGTTGTAGCGCATCAGCCACCAGCGGTAGTAGATGTTCTTCTTGATGGCCGGGTCGGGCACGTCGATGTACGGGACGTTCTCCGCCCACCAGCGGTTGTAGTCGCGGACGTGGGTGCCGAACGCGGCGTCCGGGGTGTACCCGCGGTAGGCGTTGTACTCGGTCAGCGACTGCGGGATCTCGTCGGTGACGAAGCCCATCACGACCTTGGTGGTGACGGTCTGGCCCGCGCCGACGGTGACCGACCGGTTGAGCCCGCCGCTGCTGACCGTGAACCCGTCGCCGGACAGCCGGGGCCGGATGGTGGTCAGGTTGTTCTTCACCTGCCGGCTGCCGGTCAGCTCGCTACCGCTGCCGGTGGTGGCGTACGGCGAGGTGGCCCGCAGTTGCAGGGTGGTCGAGCCGGTGCCGTTGTTGCGGATCGACAGGTTGGTGACCGCGACGTTGTTGTGGGTGATGAACTTGGTCATGTCGATGCGGACCGAACCGCTGGTGTAGACGCCCTTCCAGTGGCTCGGCGACTGCCACCGCCCGCTGACCTGCTCGGCGAAGGTGCCGGGGGTGACGGTGACGGCGTACGCGTTCTGGCTGCTGATGTTGTCCCAGTACGCGGTGTTGCCGCCGAAGCCGATGACGCCCGGGTTGTGGGTGTACATGTAGAGGCCGCGACCCCGGGTCATCAGCCAGGTGCCGGCGGGGTCGTTGCCGGGCCGGGCGAGCAGCCGGTCCATCCAGAAGTCGGTGCCGGCGCTCTCGGCGTCGTAGATCGCCTGCATGGTGTTGCCCGTGCTGTAGCCGACCGGCGGGGCCGGGATCGCGGGGCCGTTGAAGGTGGGATATCCGATGGTCTGGGCCGCGTGGGCGGCGGTGGTGGTGGGGACGGTCAGCGCGCCGGTGGTGAGTACGGCGGCCAGCGCCAGTGCCAACGGCCTCCGTACGGAGTCCACTGTGGATGGCATGGCGTCACCTCCAGGGGTGGGGGTGGGACGGGTGTGGGTGGGCCGGGGCCGGCGGGCGGGTGCGGGGCCCGCCGGCCCCGGCGGTCAGCTCTGGAAGGCCATCCACTCCAGGACGCCGGTCGACAGTCCGG is a window from the Polymorphospora rubra genome containing:
- the gvpJ gene encoding gas vesicle protein GvpJ → MTMAVQQPDGGGVQRGSASDLAEVVGTILDKGVVIDAHVSVGIVGIKLLTIDARIVVASVDTYLRFAEATNRLTLDGSQAGRGLPEVVQGPKGNFLDKAGDALGELVGGTRDKDDRERAPRRQRREER
- a CDS encoding gas vesicle protein GvpG, with the translated sequence MLGPILSLPLAPVHGLVGLARVLRDQAEQELYDPATVQRQLEELSAAAAAGELSEEELAEAEQQIIDRLID
- the gvpO gene encoding gas vesicle protein GvpO encodes the protein MPTTRGDRSPTRATSRRPRGEPDEGYDDRVRDDRAYNDDDDRDDAGSGRRRPRAEARSGLPASSAARAGLEYVAELTGKAPIGITSLERGESGWSVGVEVVEDRRVPSSGDILAVYVAELDDDGELLGYRRVRRYARGRGDAGGAG
- a CDS encoding gas vesicle protein produces the protein MSTLQHRGQDPTNLADILERVLDRGVVIAGDIRINLLDIELLTIKLRLVVASVDTAREMGIDWWERDPFLSSRPRGPVGTAPAGDEIGSDGGPRAVGPQPAPDDGDLRIPDEQPRTHQRERRARREEMG
- a CDS encoding GvpL/GvpF family gas vesicle protein, translated to MSGHGIWVHAISRGLPADRLAGIVGVGGAPVRPVEAAGLVAVVATVDLAEYGEEALRRNLENLDWVTAVARAHHLVADAVARLGPVVPARLATVHLDAPRVAALLTEQYDDLSAALDRVEGRIEWGVKAYAAPPPSVPAEPTGSGGGRAYLMRKRARMTATETAERAAAADADRLHAVLAGRSLESRRHPPQDGRLSGRPEWMVLNGAYLVDADRVDEFADLVQELAPGIRGSRWS
- a CDS encoding gas vesicle protein; this encodes MTEIVPGGPGGAADYRPIALVDLLDRVLGKGVVVSGELALSIADVDLVYVSLRALLASVRASAGAAGAAPDGAAAGPGEVVDGEVAAEHGPGPAGEPGW
- a CDS encoding gas vesicle protein K, with the translated sequence MVAETPDDPQVAAVRRLGQRVDVDRDGIERGLGGLVLTIIELLRQLMERQALRRIDEGDLTEEQIERVGATLMALEEQMTELREHFGLSPEDLNLDLGPLGPLLPRQ
- a CDS encoding aminotransferase class I/II-fold pyridoxal phosphate-dependent enzyme, translated to MTTQLHEREDGELIEIILGAARRGDVAAMADTATEVSEMTRNWAGHIPWDEFALLDGADDELARVIADLEEMWEPAHLRNPVDPDEEYALDKNAYDFYRPAGRNLLNRTGDFYDWVEARRRTETWQYSRVLEAAPNSTAQITNDLGRRTRGINFNSQDYLSFNIHPAIREAAARALHDYGPHSAGSPMVLGNTHISNDLEAALGDLVGLEHVTLFPTGWAAGFGAVVGLVRQEDHILIDRLAHSCLQQGARAATRNVVRYEHLNVEAVRQHLVDIRGRDNRNGILVVTDGLFSVDADWPDLVTLQRICREYDATLLVDVAHDLGAMGPGGTGVLGMQNLLGEVDIVMGAFSKTFCSNGGFVASRSPALKQYIKMFGGSHFFSNALSPVQTAVVLEATRIVRSAEGDALRAQLFRAIDALRGELTTRGLTCMGEPSPIVPLLIGNEKLARTANRLLFDRGVLAFMVEFPVTPTGSSRFRLQVQASHRPEEAREAARIIEGAIADSRAYLSSAFGSAPR
- a CDS encoding aspartate/glutamate racemase family protein, which translates into the protein MQLIGLLGGMSWQSTMEYYRILNDLVRQRRGGLHSARCLVYSVDFAAIEAMQTEGRWDDAGRVLASAARALENGGADFVVLCTNTMHRVADRIQESITIPLLHLGDTTAAAVLGRNIRTVGLLGTRFTMERAFYRDRLATHGLRVVVPSAEDRKIVSDIIYDELCLGVVRPESRTAYREIIGKLVDEGAQGVIYGCTEIELLVDESDSAVPVFPTTRLHCEAAADRAMGPARPRHPDLP
- a CDS encoding LacI family DNA-binding transcriptional regulator, yielding MGATPGRAVVIHDVARLAGVSHQTVSRVLNEHPHVRAETRERVLRAVEQLNYRPNPMARGLAGRRMRTLGVVSFDTLLYGPAATLLGIERAARAAGYGVNIVTLEKLDHTGVVAALDALAEQSVAGVVVIAPQVAAAAALHSLPRGVPAVAVESAVGPELQAISVDQVAGARLAVRHLLDLGHETVWHVGGPGDWLEARDRADGWRSALEAAGRPVPPVIAGDWSARSGYRAGARLAAGTGATAVFCANDQTALGLLRGLHESGVRVPGDVSVVGFDDIPEAEYMFPPLTTVRQDFDEVGRRCLAALLDLIEAGPAAGPAASPAAGSRVAPILVTRRSTAAPP